One part of the Vicia villosa cultivar HV-30 ecotype Madison, WI linkage group LG6, Vvil1.0, whole genome shotgun sequence genome encodes these proteins:
- the LOC131611106 gene encoding galactolipase DONGLE, chloroplastic produces MASSITHLPNKPSMMNHITFSQTFHTKTHPFGQVSLPNTPSLKSSSILASNLALLDITLPQNIYPNTINTSISTKYTHKVVPTTTTNTKKLANIWREIQGCNNWENLLNPLHPILREEIIRYGEFVTSSYKAFDLDQSSKRYLNCKYGKKSMLKEVGMENCGYEVTKYIYATPPNIIENNSCGRWVGYVAVSSDESYKKLGRRDIVITFRGTVTNQEWISNLMSSLTPASLDPNNRLPNVKVESGFLSLYTSDESSSKFGLQSCREQLLSEISRLMSKHKGEKNVSISLAGHSMGSALAILLAYDISELGLNKKSDKNDASVTVFSFGGPRVGNLEFKKRCEELGVKVLRISNVNDPITKLPGVLFNENFRVLMGGRYEFPWSCSCYAHVGVELVLDFFNVQNPSCVHDLDTYIGLLRCPKKKIEQVIRSRSDDDDGGVECLLEKAKMFVLNSSLLSQVFGGRGGNHHDFLCSISMDIMCSWSDELFFGLVLLLL; encoded by the coding sequence ATGGCTTCTTCTATCACACACTTACCAAACAAACCTAGCATGATGAATCACATTACATTCTCACAAACTTTTCACACAAAAACTCACCCTTTTGGTCAAGTTTCATTACCAAATACTCCTTCTTTGAAATCATCTTCCATTCTAGCTTCAAATTTAGCTCTACTAGATATCACACTTCCACAAAATATTTACCCTAATACTATTAACACCTCCATTTCTACTAAATACACACACAAAGTTGTTCCTACTACTACTACTAATACTAAAAAGCTAGCAAATATTTGGAGAGAGATTCAAGGGTGCAATAACTGGGAAAATCTCTTGAACCCTTTACACCCGATTCTTCGCGAAGAGATTATTCGATACGGGGAGTTTGTTACTTCTTCTTACAAGGCTTTTGATCTTGATCAAAGCTCGAAAAGATACTTGAATTGTAAGTATGGTAAGAAGAGTATGTTGAAGGAAGTTGGAATGGAGAATTGTGGATATGAAGTCACAAAATATATCTATGCAACACCACCAAACATCATAGAAAACAATTCCTGTGGTCGGTGGGTTGGTTATGTTGCGGTTTCATCTGATGAGTCTTACAAGAAGCTTGGCCGGAGAGATATAGTTATAACTTTCCGCGGAACGGTTACGAATCAAGAATGGATTTCGAATCTAATGAGTTCGTTAACTCCGGCTTCTCTTGATCCGAATAATCGACTCCCGAACGTGAAAGTCGAGTCAGGGTTTCTCTCTTTGTATACTTCGGATGAGAGTTCTTCGAAGTTCGgactacaaagttgtagagagCAACTTCTTTCGGAGATTTCGAGGTTGATGAGTAAGCACAAAGGTGAGAAGAATGTTAGTATATCTTTAGCTGGTCATAGCATGGGAAGTGCTTTGGCTATTTTACTTGCTTATGATATTTCAGAGCTAGGGTTAAACAAAAAGAGTGATAAAAATGATGCTAGTGTTACGGTTTTTTCATTTGGAGGGCCAAGGGTTGGTAACTTAGAGTTTAAGAAAAGATGTGAAGAGTTAGGTGTGAAAGTTTTGAGAATATCAAATGTTAATGATCCAATAACAAAGCTACCGGGTGTTTTGTTCAATGAGAATTTTAGGGTTTTGATGGGAGGGAGATATGAGTTTCCATGGAGTTGTTCATGTTATGCACATGTTGGTGTTGAACTTGTGCTTGATTTCTTTAATGTTCAAAACCCTTCTTGTGTTCATGATTTGGATACTTATATTGGTCTTCTTAGATGCCCTAAAAAGAAGATTGAACAAGTGATTCGTAGTCGAAGTGACGACGATGATGGTGGTGTTGAGTGTTTGTTGGAGAAGGCAAAGATGTTTGTATTGAACTCATCATTATTATCACAAGTTTTTGGAGGGAGAGGAGGAAATCACCATGATTTTCTTTGTTCAATTTCAATGGACATAATGTGTTCTTGGAGTGATGAACTATTTTTTGGCCTTGttcttttgttgttgtaa